One genomic window of Anaeromicrobium sediminis includes the following:
- a CDS encoding D-alanyl-D-alanine carboxypeptidase family protein yields the protein MKKYSIKIVIYIMLFMLIFTGQMSLVWANPFDVEARSAILMDPVSGKVIYEKNPNDKLPPASVTKIMTMLIAMEEIDSGNIALTDKVTISEHASSMGGSQLYMEPGEIRTVEELMKGIAVASANDGCVAMAEFISGSEEVFVKRMNDKARELGMNNTQFMNTNGLPEEGHYTTAYDIALMSKELLKHPKIHKWLTIWMDTLTVGLPNKKQTVLQLTNTNKLIRFYKGANGIKTGYTSDAKYCLSASAKKNGFNLIAVILGSPTSKIRFAEASKMLNYGFSNYSMVNVAKKNQVMGEIKVDKGKVENINVIAKDNVGTIVKKGQEKEVHKEIVIQKSIKAPLKAGSKVGYISLSLNGKEITKIDLVAEKDVKKANVLDIFTRLSDNVL from the coding sequence TTGAAAAAATATTCAATAAAAATAGTCATTTATATAATGTTATTTATGTTAATATTTACTGGACAAATGAGTTTAGTATGGGCAAATCCCTTTGATGTAGAGGCCAGGTCTGCTATTTTAATGGATCCGGTGAGTGGAAAGGTCATTTATGAAAAGAATCCTAATGATAAATTGCCTCCAGCTAGTGTAACAAAGATAATGACTATGCTAATTGCTATGGAAGAAATTGATTCAGGAAATATAGCTTTAACAGATAAGGTGACTATAAGTGAACACGCCTCTAGTATGGGGGGAAGTCAGCTATATATGGAACCAGGAGAGATCAGAACAGTAGAAGAACTAATGAAAGGCATTGCAGTAGCATCTGCAAATGATGGATGTGTGGCTATGGCTGAGTTCATATCTGGGTCAGAAGAAGTATTTGTCAAAAGAATGAATGATAAAGCTAGAGAATTGGGAATGAATAATACTCAGTTTATGAATACTAATGGATTGCCAGAAGAAGGACATTATACAACAGCCTATGATATTGCTTTAATGTCCAAAGAATTGTTAAAGCATCCTAAGATACATAAATGGTTAACCATATGGATGGATACCCTTACAGTGGGATTACCTAACAAGAAACAGACTGTATTACAACTTACTAACACTAACAAATTAATCAGATTCTATAAAGGGGCCAATGGTATAAAAACAGGTTATACATCTGATGCAAAATACTGTTTATCAGCCTCAGCTAAAAAAAATGGATTCAATTTAATCGCCGTAATATTAGGTAGTCCTACGTCAAAAATTAGATTTGCTGAAGCTAGCAAAATGTTAAATTATGGATTCTCGAACTATAGTATGGTGAATGTGGCTAAGAAAAATCAAGTAATGGGAGAAATAAAGGTTGATAAAGGTAAGGTAGAAAATATAAATGTTATTGCAAAGGATAATGTGGGAACTATAGTAAAAAAAGGTCAAGAAAAGGAAGTCCATAAGGAAATTGTAATACAAAAAAGTATAAAGGCTCCCTTAAAAGCTGGTAGTAAGGTAGGATATATATCCTTATCTTTAAATGGAAAAGAAATAACAAAGATAGATTTAGTAGCAGAAAAAGATGTTAAAAAAGCCAATGTATTAGATATATTTACTCGACTAAGTGATAATGTATTATAA
- a CDS encoding phosphopentomutase, whose amino-acid sequence MNRTTIIILDSVGVGALPDSKSYGDEGVNTLENIAKECGGINLPNLVELGLGNIDGIENIDKVSNPKGAYGKADEISKGKDTTTGHWEIVGLKIEEPFQTYPDGFPKHIIEKFEEKIGRKVLGNKVASGTEIIKELGEEHVKTGDPIVYTSADSVFQVAAHEDVISLEELYKICSIAREMLRGEDQVARVIARPFLGEVGNFTRTANRKDYSLKPFDKTVLDFAKEKGLDVIAVGKIEDIFDGQGVTEAAHTKSNMDGVDKTIEYLKGDSKGIIFTNLVDFDAKFGHRRNVEGYKEALEEFDKRMPEILESLKEDDLLIITADHGNDPTYKGTDHTREYIPILVYGKNVKSGVNLGIRKSFADIGATIADILDTKMPKNGESFKDIIL is encoded by the coding sequence ATTAATAGAACAACTATAATAATATTAGACAGCGTAGGAGTAGGAGCATTACCAGATTCAAAATCCTATGGAGATGAGGGTGTTAATACTCTTGAAAATATAGCTAAGGAGTGCGGCGGAATTAATTTACCAAATTTAGTAGAGTTAGGGCTAGGTAATATAGATGGAATTGAAAATATAGATAAAGTTTCTAATCCAAAGGGAGCCTATGGTAAGGCTGATGAAATTTCAAAGGGTAAAGATACTACCACTGGACATTGGGAAATCGTTGGTTTAAAGATAGAAGAACCATTTCAAACATACCCAGATGGATTCCCAAAACATATAATAGAAAAATTTGAAGAAAAAATAGGCAGAAAAGTATTAGGAAACAAGGTTGCTTCAGGAACGGAAATAATTAAGGAACTAGGAGAAGAGCATGTTAAAACAGGAGATCCTATAGTATACACTTCAGCTGATAGTGTGTTCCAAGTGGCAGCCCATGAAGATGTAATTTCACTTGAGGAACTTTACAAAATTTGTTCAATTGCTAGGGAAATGCTAAGAGGCGAAGATCAAGTTGCAAGAGTCATAGCTAGACCATTCCTTGGGGAAGTAGGCAATTTTACGAGAACTGCCAATAGAAAGGATTACTCATTAAAGCCCTTTGATAAAACTGTCCTTGATTTTGCAAAGGAAAAAGGATTGGATGTAATTGCAGTTGGAAAAATAGAGGACATATTTGATGGACAAGGTGTGACAGAAGCTGCTCATACTAAGAGCAATATGGATGGGGTAGATAAGACTATAGAATATCTAAAGGGAGATAGTAAAGGTATTATCTTTACTAACCTTGTAGATTTTGATGCTAAATTTGGACATAGAAGAAATGTAGAAGGTTACAAGGAAGCTTTGGAAGAATTTGATAAAAGAATGCCAGAAATATTAGAAAGCCTAAAAGAAGATGATCTATTAATAATAACAGCAGATCATGGAAATGATCCTACTTATAAGGGAACAGATCACACTAGAGAATATATTCCTATACTAGTATATGGAAAGAATGTTAAATCTGGAGTTAATCTAGGTATTAGAAAATCTTTTGCCGATATAGGAGCGACTATAGCAGATATATTAGATACGAAAATGCCTAAAAATGGAGAGAGTTTTAAAGATATAATCCTATAG
- the xerD gene encoding site-specific tyrosine recombinase XerD, translated as MNEYVENFIDYITNERELSKNTLDSYKRDIYQFMVFLNTMKIENIDDVTKTNIITYMIHLKKVGRATSTISRNLASIRSFFQYLFSKRHVSKDPTLNLEAPKGEKKLPIILTIEEIELLLDQPKTNTQKGIRDKAMLELLYATGIRVSELVELNLEDVNLSMSYLKCNRGNKERIIPMGSMALEALKNYLENCRDYMVKEDGDALFVNVQGNPMSRQGFWKIIKKYAHNAQIEKSITPQVLRHSFAIHLLQNGADLKSIQKMLGHSDISTTNIYALINSKKINEVYTKAHPRA; from the coding sequence ATGAATGAGTATGTTGAGAATTTTATAGATTACATAACTAATGAAAGAGAATTATCCAAAAACACTTTAGATTCATATAAAAGAGATATATACCAATTTATGGTTTTTTTAAACACTATGAAAATAGAGAATATAGATGATGTGACAAAGACAAATATAATAACTTATATGATTCATTTAAAGAAAGTTGGAAGAGCAACTTCTACTATTTCTAGAAATTTAGCTTCTATAAGATCTTTTTTTCAATATTTGTTTTCTAAAAGGCATGTATCTAAAGATCCCACTTTGAATTTAGAAGCTCCAAAAGGTGAAAAGAAACTTCCCATAATTCTAACTATTGAAGAAATAGAGCTTTTATTAGATCAACCTAAAACCAATACCCAAAAGGGAATTAGAGATAAAGCAATGTTAGAACTACTATATGCAACGGGAATTAGAGTTTCTGAGTTGGTAGAATTAAACTTAGAAGATGTGAATTTAAGTATGAGTTACCTAAAGTGCAATAGAGGTAATAAAGAAAGAATAATTCCAATGGGTTCTATGGCTCTGGAAGCACTAAAAAATTACTTGGAAAATTGTAGGGACTATATGGTGAAAGAAGATGGAGATGCTTTATTTGTAAATGTTCAAGGAAATCCCATGTCAAGGCAGGGATTTTGGAAGATAATTAAAAAGTATGCCCACAATGCTCAAATCGAAAAAAGCATTACTCCTCAAGTTCTCAGACATTCCTTTGCAATACATCTTCTACAAAATGGGGCAGATCTAAAATCTATACAAAAAATGTTAGGTCATTCCGATATATCTACCACTAATATATATGCTTTAATAAATAGTAAAAAGATTAATGAAGTTTATACAAAGGCCCACCCTAGGGCATAA
- the spoIIM gene encoding stage II sporulation protein M has product MVRNFKNLIYSHIETNTGTYFLVILFFIVGVSGGAFTVKALGDVQRQELMNYMKNFFYVLDNNKIESSMVLKQSIMNNFQTIILMWFLGITIIGIPFILILVLIRGLVVGFTISFIISELGLKGIVFSAVSLLPQNLIIIPSIIIVAVLGISFGKTFVQNKFLKYNHNKYSPIKKIIAYSSLVCFIFFVTLFGCIIEAYVSPVLMGLLTNYII; this is encoded by the coding sequence ATGGTTAGAAACTTTAAAAATTTAATATATTCTCACATAGAAACAAATACAGGAACCTATTTTTTAGTCATATTATTTTTTATAGTTGGTGTATCAGGTGGTGCATTTACAGTAAAAGCCTTGGGAGATGTGCAAAGGCAAGAGTTAATGAATTACATGAAAAACTTTTTCTATGTATTAGACAATAACAAGATAGAAAGCAGCATGGTTTTAAAGCAATCCATAATGAACAATTTTCAGACTATAATATTAATGTGGTTTTTAGGCATAACTATTATAGGGATTCCTTTTATATTAATATTAGTCTTAATAAGAGGATTGGTAGTTGGTTTTACCATAAGTTTTATAATAAGTGAATTAGGCCTTAAGGGAATTGTTTTTTCAGCAGTATCACTTTTACCGCAAAATTTAATAATAATTCCATCTATTATAATTGTGGCTGTTTTAGGCATTTCATTTGGAAAAACTTTTGTTCAGAATAAATTTCTCAAATATAACCATAATAAATACTCGCCAATTAAGAAAATAATAGCTTATAGTAGCTTAGTGTGTTTTATATTTTTTGTAACTTTATTTGGATGCATTATTGAAGCATATGTGTCTCCTGTACTAATGGGACTTTTGACAAATTACATAATATAG
- a CDS encoding DUF3866 family protein: MSIKIGTVEKIINEREEISELLVKVNNEDYKAILYKKLTGKVSVGDRVLLNTTAVELSLGTGGNHFVICNLEDAEKGLSSGGHIMKLRYTPYQLKVFAAEEQDSKYHGLFNEFKSLNNIPVIIGTLHSMLVPVSFMARHLDKELKIVYIMTDGAALPISLSKAVNNLKNKKIIEKTITVGNSFGGDLECVNIYNGLIAAKEIEKADLIIVTMGPGITGTGTRYGFTGVEQGQIIDAVNTLGGIPIAIPRISFADKRQRHIGISHHSITVLKEICKTKAYIPIPKFNNDNDSVLLNQLIENNIDKKHEIKYYNVNYIDEVLNACPFNMRSMGRNYMEDREYFITAALSSQMAIDLIQNQ, encoded by the coding sequence ATGAGTATAAAAATAGGTACAGTAGAAAAAATCATTAATGAGAGAGAAGAAATAAGTGAACTATTAGTAAAAGTAAATAATGAGGATTATAAGGCCATATTATATAAAAAACTAACTGGAAAAGTATCTGTTGGAGATAGGGTATTATTAAATACTACAGCTGTAGAGCTAAGTTTAGGTACGGGTGGAAATCACTTTGTAATATGCAATTTAGAAGATGCTGAGAAGGGTCTAAGTTCTGGAGGTCATATTATGAAACTTAGATATACTCCTTATCAATTAAAAGTCTTTGCAGCAGAAGAACAGGATAGTAAATATCATGGTCTATTCAATGAATTTAAATCTCTAAATAACATACCTGTAATAATAGGAACACTACATAGTATGTTAGTGCCAGTTAGCTTTATGGCAAGACACTTAGATAAGGAATTGAAAATAGTATATATAATGACTGATGGAGCAGCATTACCTATTAGTTTAAGTAAAGCTGTAAATAATTTGAAGAATAAAAAAATAATTGAAAAGACAATCACTGTTGGAAATTCCTTTGGTGGGGATTTAGAATGTGTAAATATATATAATGGGTTAATTGCAGCAAAGGAAATAGAAAAAGCAGATTTAATAATAGTTACAATGGGGCCAGGAATAACTGGTACGGGAACTAGGTATGGGTTTACAGGTGTAGAACAAGGTCAAATAATTGATGCAGTAAATACACTAGGAGGAATACCTATTGCCATACCAAGAATTAGCTTTGCAGATAAAAGACAGAGACATATTGGAATTAGTCACCATTCTATTACGGTTTTAAAGGAAATTTGCAAAACTAAAGCATATATACCAATTCCCAAATTTAACAATGATAATGACAGTGTTTTATTAAATCAACTTATAGAAAATAATATAGATAAAAAACATGAAATAAAATATTATAATGTGAATTATATAGATGAAGTTCTTAATGCTTGTCCATTTAATATGAGAAGTATGGGGAGAAATTATATGGAAGATAGAGAATATTTTATAACAGCAGCATTATCATCTCAAATGGCTATTGATTTAATTCAGAATCAATAA
- a CDS encoding MraY family glycosyltransferase, which produces MLNYIVYFIGAYIITRFSISKILFLLETGEATRENYKKEKIPVSSGIFFVPLIIVNSILIILLEKEIEIIPLSIFLIGTITMAFLGLCDDLLGNRNITGLKGHLLYILKGKLSTGGLKAVIGGAVAFAMSLLISKEYIDVIVNTLVIALFTNFINLLDLRPGRAIKGFLVCSLIVFVYPINYMIKNYIYTLYGGILAYIKYDLKAKSMLGDVGSNLMGVSLGILWVYNTPMEIRIIALVFLILIHLYAEKYSITKTIEKVSILKYIDDLGR; this is translated from the coding sequence ATGCTAAACTATATAGTATATTTTATAGGAGCATACATTATAACGAGATTCAGTATAAGTAAGATACTTTTCTTGTTAGAGACGGGAGAAGCAACGAGGGAAAATTATAAAAAAGAAAAAATTCCTGTAAGTAGTGGAATATTTTTCGTCCCTCTTATTATTGTAAATTCTATTTTAATTATTTTATTAGAAAAGGAAATAGAAATTATTCCATTAAGCATTTTTTTAATAGGCACCATTACTATGGCATTTTTAGGATTATGTGATGATTTATTAGGAAATAGGAATATAACAGGTCTTAAAGGCCACTTATTGTATATATTAAAAGGAAAATTATCTACAGGTGGTCTAAAGGCTGTAATAGGTGGGGCAGTGGCCTTCGCCATGAGTTTGCTAATTAGTAAAGAGTATATTGATGTAATAGTTAATACTTTAGTAATAGCACTTTTTACAAACTTCATAAATTTATTGGATTTAAGACCAGGGAGAGCTATAAAAGGGTTTTTAGTATGTAGTTTAATAGTTTTTGTATATCCCATAAATTATATGATTAAAAATTACATATATACTTTATATGGTGGCATATTAGCATATATTAAATATGATTTAAAGGCGAAATCCATGTTAGGAGATGTGGGGTCAAATTTAATGGGAGTAAGTTTAGGGATACTATGGGTGTACAATACACCTATGGAAATTAGAATCATTGCACTAGTCTTTTTGATTTTAATCCATTTATACGCAGAAAAATACTCCATCACTAAAACAATAGAAAAAGTAAGTATATTAAAGTATATAGATGACCTTGGAAGATAG
- a CDS encoding glycosyltransferase family 2 protein encodes MKEHITVLIPAYNEEKRIKSTIDSLKNSIYIDQIVVIDDGSTDNTASLLKNEPILLYRLEKNSGKGYAMNYGLEKVMDNSKIICFLDGDIGHTSIELDKLIKPLVENEADCTIGKFPSPKKKGGVGLVKKLAKEGVKFYTGQEIYSALSGQRAFKREVLKDLGKMEFGYGVEVGMTIDILNKGYRIKEIPVNMSHRETGRDLRGFIHRGKQFLHILYVLGKRRGDRKC; translated from the coding sequence GTGAAAGAACATATTACAGTATTAATTCCAGCTTATAATGAAGAAAAACGAATTAAATCAACTATAGATAGTTTAAAAAACAGCATATATATTGACCAAATAGTAGTTATCGATGATGGTTCGACAGATAATACTGCCTCTCTTTTAAAAAATGAACCAATACTACTATATAGATTAGAAAAAAATTCCGGAAAAGGCTATGCCATGAATTATGGTTTGGAAAAAGTTATGGATAATAGTAAAATAATATGTTTTTTAGATGGGGATATAGGTCATACATCTATAGAATTAGACAAATTGATAAAGCCTTTAGTGGAAAATGAGGCAGATTGCACAATTGGAAAATTTCCTTCTCCTAAGAAAAAGGGTGGAGTGGGCCTTGTTAAAAAATTAGCTAAAGAAGGCGTGAAATTTTATACAGGTCAAGAAATTTATTCAGCACTATCCGGCCAAAGGGCCTTTAAAAGGGAAGTTCTAAAGGATTTAGGTAAAATGGAATTTGGGTATGGTGTAGAAGTTGGAATGACTATAGATATATTAAATAAAGGATATAGGATAAAGGAGATTCCTGTAAATATGAGTCATAGGGAAACAGGAAGGGATTTGAGAGGTTTCATCCATAGGGGAAAGCAATTTTTACACATATTATATGTTCTAGGAAAAAGGCGAGGCGATAGAAAATGCTAA
- a CDS encoding copper transporter has product MVINVKYYVITIVAIFLAIGIGIFIGIMLDGQDLIVKQQADILKQVEDRFDEFKIKQDELQESIAQLNNENENNVKFLNTIFPNLVKGRLKDYKVMIIETSEHISYSEIDDTLQQSGVENISKLIIKDKFFTLENDQSEEVEGENTEKLNINQLLNSILTEKNEDIIKKSIEDEIIQLNGQTNMDFDYIILAGEDNESLAVFESIEKPIISFCKDNNMEIVAVEKSNSDISKIKEYKKLGLSTVDNIDTTMGKISLVMLLTGESGNYGQKKTADKVAPQWFKE; this is encoded by the coding sequence ATGGTAATAAATGTGAAATATTATGTTATAACTATAGTTGCAATATTTCTAGCAATTGGAATTGGTATATTCATAGGAATAATGCTAGATGGTCAGGATTTAATAGTAAAGCAACAGGCGGATATATTAAAACAGGTAGAAGATAGGTTTGATGAATTTAAGATTAAACAAGACGAATTACAAGAAAGTATTGCACAATTAAACAATGAGAATGAAAACAACGTGAAATTCTTAAATACTATTTTCCCTAATTTAGTAAAGGGTAGATTGAAAGATTATAAAGTTATGATAATTGAAACTAGTGAACATATATCCTATTCAGAAATAGATGATACACTACAACAAAGTGGAGTTGAAAATATTTCTAAGTTAATAATAAAGGATAAATTCTTTACCCTTGAAAATGACCAAAGTGAAGAGGTAGAAGGAGAAAATACAGAAAAACTAAATATTAATCAATTGTTAAATAGTATACTTACAGAAAAGAATGAGGATATTATAAAAAAATCTATAGAAGATGAAATAATTCAATTAAATGGTCAGACTAATATGGATTTTGATTATATAATTTTAGCAGGTGAAGATAATGAGAGCTTAGCTGTATTTGAAAGTATAGAGAAGCCTATAATTAGTTTTTGTAAGGATAATAATATGGAAATAGTAGCTGTTGAAAAAAGTAATAGCGATATATCTAAAATTAAAGAATATAAGAAGCTAGGATTGTCCACAGTAGATAATATAGATACAACTATGGGAAAAATATCTTTAGTAATGCTTCTAACGGGGGAAAGTGGAAACTACGGACAAAAGAAAACAGCTGATAAAGTAGCTCCTCAGTGGTTTAAGGAATAG
- the steA gene encoding putative cytokinetic ring protein SteA, translating to MLIKSTGRVDRKTKNLVNRLEPGEIAVINHEDIDEVAANSLVNCKPVLIINGAKSISGRYENLGPEVINKAGIPILDNIGQDAFDRISENDIIEIRDGNIYIGDTYIGQGELLTEDVIAKKLKETSKNFEKELNKFVENTLEYAQKEKDLFLENLEIPKVKTKFKNRHTLVVVRGQNYKEDLKAIRTYIDEFNPVLIGVDGGGDALMEFGYTPHMIVGDMDSISDECLRLCEELVVHAYPNGRAPGLKRINELGLNAITFPAPGTSEDLAMLLAFHYDTELIVAVGTHSNMVDFLEKGRKGMASTFLVRLKVGSKLIDAKGVSKLYRESIRLKHLVGVIIGAIIPIFIVGAFSPPGRQLLKLLLMKLKFAFPI from the coding sequence ATGTTAATAAAATCAACTGGACGAGTTGACAGGAAGACAAAGAATTTAGTGAATAGATTAGAACCGGGAGAAATCGCTGTAATAAATCATGAGGATATAGATGAAGTTGCTGCAAATTCACTAGTTAATTGTAAACCTGTTTTAATAATAAATGGAGCCAAGAGTATCAGTGGAAGATATGAAAATTTAGGACCCGAGGTTATAAATAAAGCAGGAATTCCCATATTAGATAATATAGGACAAGATGCCTTTGATAGAATATCAGAAAATGACATTATAGAAATAAGAGATGGAAATATATATATTGGAGATACATATATAGGACAAGGGGAATTATTAACAGAAGATGTAATTGCAAAAAAATTAAAAGAGACTAGTAAGAATTTTGAAAAAGAGCTCAATAAATTTGTTGAAAACACTTTAGAGTATGCTCAAAAGGAAAAAGACTTATTTCTTGAGAATCTAGAGATTCCCAAGGTTAAAACTAAGTTTAAAAATAGACATACTCTGGTAGTTGTAAGAGGTCAAAATTATAAAGAAGATCTAAAGGCAATCAGAACTTATATAGATGAGTTTAACCCAGTATTAATAGGAGTAGACGGTGGTGGGGATGCTCTAATGGAGTTCGGATATACACCCCATATGATAGTTGGAGATATGGACAGTATTTCTGATGAATGTTTAAGACTTTGTGAAGAATTAGTAGTTCATGCATATCCTAATGGAAGGGCACCGGGTCTAAAAAGAATAAATGAACTTGGTTTAAATGCAATTACTTTTCCAGCGCCAGGAACTAGTGAAGATTTAGCTATGTTATTAGCCTTTCACTATGACACAGAATTAATAGTAGCCGTAGGTACTCATTCCAATATGGTAGATTTTTTAGAAAAGGGAAGAAAGGGTATGGCAAGTACTTTTTTAGTTAGATTAAAGGTAGGATCAAAATTAATAGATGCTAAAGGTGTAAGTAAATTATATAGAGAAAGTATAAGATTAAAGCATTTAGTAGGCGTAATTATAGGTGCCATAATTCCTATATTTATAGTGGGTGCATTTTCACCTCCAGGAAGACAGTTATTAAAATTACTACTAATGAAGCTTAAATTTGCTTTTCCAATATAA
- the recA gene encoding recombinase RecA, protein MEQKKRALEMAMGQIEKQFGKGSIMKLGEESMRMNVESISTGSLDLDIAIGIGGMPKGRIIEIYGPESSGKTTVALHAIAEAQKKGGVAAFIDAEHALDPVYAGNLGVNIDELVVSQPDTGEQALEICEALVRSGAVDIIVIDSVAALVPKAEIQGEMGDSHVGLQARLMSQALRKLAGIINKSKTSTIFINQLREKVGVMFGNPETTSGGRALKFYSSLRLDVRRVEAIKQGDSILGNRTKVKVVKNKVAPPFRIAEFDIMYGKGISAEGNILDCAVKCDIIKKSGSWYSYNDKKLGQGRENVKKFLEENPDFAVDVENKIREKHNLPLKDVPVAKKEVASKEKSSEKKEK, encoded by the coding sequence ATGGAGCAAAAAAAGAGAGCATTAGAAATGGCCATGGGCCAAATTGAAAAGCAATTTGGTAAAGGTTCTATTATGAAATTAGGAGAAGAAAGTATGAGAATGAACGTTGAATCAATTTCAACGGGATCATTAGATTTAGATATAGCAATAGGTATTGGTGGAATGCCAAAGGGAAGAATTATTGAAATATATGGACCAGAATCATCTGGAAAAACTACAGTAGCTTTACATGCAATTGCAGAGGCACAAAAAAAGGGTGGAGTTGCAGCCTTCATAGATGCGGAGCATGCACTAGACCCTGTATATGCAGGAAACTTAGGGGTTAATATAGATGAACTTGTAGTTTCACAACCAGATACGGGAGAGCAAGCATTAGAAATATGTGAAGCTTTAGTAAGAAGTGGTGCTGTAGATATAATTGTAATAGATTCAGTAGCTGCACTAGTACCAAAAGCTGAGATTCAAGGTGAAATGGGAGATTCTCATGTGGGATTACAAGCTAGATTAATGTCTCAAGCTTTAAGAAAATTGGCTGGTATAATTAATAAATCTAAGACTTCAACTATATTTATTAATCAGTTAAGAGAAAAGGTAGGAGTAATGTTTGGTAATCCTGAAACTACTAGTGGAGGTAGAGCACTTAAGTTCTATTCTTCTTTAAGATTAGATGTAAGAAGAGTTGAAGCAATAAAGCAAGGAGATAGTATTTTAGGAAACAGAACTAAAGTAAAGGTTGTTAAAAATAAAGTGGCACCTCCCTTTAGAATTGCAGAATTTGACATAATGTATGGAAAAGGTATTTCTGCAGAAGGAAATATATTAGACTGTGCTGTAAAATGTGACATAATTAAGAAATCTGGATCTTGGTATAGCTATAATGATAAAAAGCTAGGTCAAGGAAGGGAAAATGTGAAAAAGTTCTTAGAAGAAAATCCAGATTTTGCAGTGGATGTGGAAAATAAAATAAGAGAAAAACATAATTTACCTTTAAAAGATGTACCTGTTGCAAAAAAAGAAGTAGCATCAAAAGAGAAATCATCAGAAAAAAAGGAAAAATAA